In Actinoplanes sp. NBC_00393, a single genomic region encodes these proteins:
- a CDS encoding STAS domain-containing protein, whose amino-acid sequence MPLSPDEASRFADLLKGHAEPLAARWAELVATSLRGRLSSAELQRQTVDLQKGFLQALSAGAVEVSDEAAAELRAQLSELSSNRARQGFSATETAVSVFAFKDATLDILGEHTDATTLRDFVAFSTFVDRAALFTFDSYVQVRESLIADQAEQLLELSTPVVKLWEGVVAVPLVGTLDSARAQVVMERLLQTLVDTGSPYAIIDITGVPAVDTQVAQHILKTVVAARLMGADCIISGIRPQIAQTIVALGIEFGDIATKASLADALRHVLSKNGSRISAAKRPER is encoded by the coding sequence ATGCCGCTGAGTCCGGACGAGGCGAGTCGCTTCGCTGACCTGCTCAAGGGTCACGCGGAGCCGCTTGCGGCCCGCTGGGCGGAATTGGTCGCCACGAGCCTACGGGGCCGGCTGAGTAGTGCCGAGCTCCAACGGCAGACTGTCGACCTGCAGAAGGGCTTCCTACAGGCACTTTCCGCCGGAGCGGTGGAGGTGAGCGACGAGGCGGCCGCCGAGTTGCGTGCCCAGTTGAGCGAGCTCTCCAGCAACCGTGCGCGGCAGGGGTTCAGCGCCACCGAGACGGCGGTCAGCGTGTTCGCGTTCAAGGACGCGACGCTCGACATCCTCGGTGAGCACACCGACGCGACCACGCTTCGGGATTTCGTGGCGTTCTCCACCTTCGTGGACCGGGCCGCGCTGTTCACCTTCGACAGCTACGTACAGGTACGTGAGTCGCTCATCGCCGACCAGGCCGAGCAGCTGCTCGAGCTCTCCACCCCGGTGGTGAAGCTGTGGGAGGGCGTGGTGGCCGTGCCGCTGGTCGGCACGCTCGACTCGGCACGCGCGCAGGTGGTGATGGAGCGGCTGCTGCAGACGCTGGTCGACACCGGCTCGCCGTACGCGATCATCGACATCACCGGTGTGCCGGCGGTGGACACCCAGGTGGCGCAGCACATCCTGAAGACCGTGGTGGCCGCCCGGCTGATGGGCGCCGACTGCATCATCTCCGGCATCCGGCCGCAGATCGCGCAGACCATCGTGGCGCTCGGCATCGAGTTCGGGGACATCGCAACCAAGGCCTCGCTCGCCGACGCGCTGCGTCACGTCCTCAGCAAGAACGGCAGCCGGATCTCCGCGGCCAAACGGCCGGAGCGCTGA
- the mscL gene encoding large conductance mechanosensitive channel protein MscL: MLQGFKDFIMRGNVVDLAVGVVIGAAFTTVVTSFTNAFLKPLIQLMGGGKGLGAGMWDVNGVKFDYASFINALITFALTAAVLYFLVVFPLNKLAERRRRGEEPPPKAPSEEVKLLTEIRDALLRGQGHQVSNSALDEVLGRHQQPPR, from the coding sequence ATGCTCCAAGGTTTCAAAGACTTCATCATGCGTGGCAACGTCGTCGACCTCGCGGTCGGCGTCGTGATCGGCGCTGCCTTCACCACGGTGGTGACCAGCTTCACCAACGCCTTCCTGAAGCCCCTGATCCAGCTGATGGGTGGCGGTAAGGGCCTCGGCGCCGGCATGTGGGACGTGAACGGCGTCAAGTTCGACTACGCGTCGTTCATCAACGCCCTCATCACCTTCGCGCTGACGGCCGCCGTCCTCTACTTCCTCGTGGTCTTCCCGCTGAACAAGCTGGCCGAGCGCCGCCGCCGCGGCGAGGAGCCGCCGCCGAAGGCACCCAGCGAGGAGGTCAAGCTGCTCACCGAGATCCGCGACGCGCTGCTCCGCGGCCAGGGTCACCAGGTCTCCAACAGCGCTCTCGACGAGGTGCTCGGGCGGCACCAGCAGCCCCCGCGCTGA
- a CDS encoding STAS domain-containing protein, producing MSLTVQTEQRGDMVVVSVAGELDMATAPQLQDQISDLLEKGRTRLIFDLAEVSFCDSTGLSVFVRAKNSTDDAGGTVRLAAPQRGVLRILEVSGLVEVLHTYPTVDEAVTAEEPALD from the coding sequence ATGTCCCTGACGGTACAAACGGAACAGCGCGGCGACATGGTTGTCGTGTCGGTCGCGGGCGAGCTCGACATGGCCACCGCCCCCCAGCTGCAGGATCAGATCAGTGATCTGCTCGAGAAGGGGCGGACCCGGCTGATCTTCGACCTTGCCGAGGTGTCGTTCTGCGACTCCACCGGGCTGTCGGTCTTCGTCCGGGCCAAGAACAGCACCGACGACGCCGGCGGCACCGTGCGGCTGGCCGCGCCGCAGCGCGGTGTGCTGCGGATCCTCGAGGTGAGTGGTCTGGTCGAGGTGCTGCACACCTACCCGACGGTGGACGAGGCAGTCACCGCCGAGGAGCCCGCGCTCGACTGA
- a CDS encoding phytase, translating to MARSLLKRRPPGGQVDRERSDVMHRTAGLAALVALTTLAAAPAHAAERPAREITASVETPSLFDDEAGGDADADDPAIWINQADKARSLIIGTAKNGGLRVYDLAGREVQAIATPDGGRFNNVDVLTGFKLGKRKVDVAVVTDRGLDKLRIYQIEPTGLTDITAADVPLLFSKDEAEVEEQATGYGLALYDRYAVVSRRHSTRLGIFRLQEQNGKVTYRTSDTLDLPRQFRLPNGTSWSPCAEPGEDPQVEGMVVDTEAGVLYAAQEDVALWRINMKGGHFSSVPRIVEKVAEFGVPGAYDPESEECVLDTANDPGYGGRIHADVEGATIYPTGKRDGYLIVSSQGDNRFFVYDRRTTKPLTVFTVTDGSRTDGVQHSDGAAATAVALPGYPKGLLVVHDGENTPDEGRTNTNFKYVDWRRLGLPS from the coding sequence GTGGCGCGCTCGCTGTTAAAGCGTCGGCCACCCGGCGGTCAGGTTGATCGGGAACGCTCCGATGTCATGCATCGTACTGCCGGCTTAGCCGCTCTAGTCGCTCTGACCACGCTCGCCGCAGCCCCTGCGCACGCTGCGGAGCGTCCCGCCCGGGAGATCACCGCCAGCGTCGAGACCCCGTCGCTCTTCGACGACGAGGCGGGCGGCGACGCCGACGCGGACGACCCGGCCATCTGGATCAACCAGGCGGACAAGGCTCGCAGCCTGATCATCGGCACCGCGAAGAACGGCGGTCTGCGCGTCTACGACCTGGCCGGCCGCGAGGTGCAGGCGATCGCGACGCCGGATGGTGGCCGCTTCAACAACGTCGACGTGCTGACCGGCTTCAAGCTGGGCAAGCGCAAGGTGGACGTGGCCGTGGTGACCGACCGTGGCCTCGACAAGCTCCGCATCTACCAGATCGAGCCGACCGGCCTGACCGACATCACCGCCGCCGACGTACCGCTGCTCTTCTCCAAGGACGAGGCCGAGGTCGAGGAGCAGGCCACCGGCTACGGCCTGGCACTCTATGACCGCTACGCGGTTGTCAGCCGCCGCCACAGCACCCGCCTGGGCATCTTCCGCTTGCAAGAACAGAACGGCAAAGTCACTTACCGTACGTCGGACACGCTCGACCTTCCACGCCAGTTCCGCCTTCCCAACGGCACGTCCTGGAGCCCGTGCGCCGAACCCGGTGAGGACCCGCAGGTCGAAGGAATGGTCGTCGACACCGAGGCCGGCGTTCTCTACGCCGCCCAGGAGGATGTCGCCCTCTGGCGCATCAACATGAAGGGTGGCCACTTCAGCAGCGTCCCGCGGATCGTCGAGAAAGTCGCCGAATTCGGCGTCCCCGGCGCCTACGACCCGGAGTCCGAGGAATGCGTCCTCGACACCGCCAACGACCCCGGCTACGGCGGCCGTATCCACGCCGACGTGGAGGGGGCGACCATCTACCCCACCGGGAAGCGCGACGGCTACCTGATCGTCTCCAGCCAGGGCGACAACCGCTTCTTCGTCTACGACCGTCGCACGACGAAGCCGCTGACCGTTTTCACCGTCACTGACGGCTCGCGCACCGACGGCGTTCAGCACTCCGACGGGGCCGCAGCCACGGCAGTCGCTCTTCCCGGCTACCCGAAGGGTCTGCTGGTCGTCCACGACGGCGAGAACACCCCTGACGAGGGCCGTACCAACACCAACTTCAAGTACGTCGACTGGCGCCGCCTGGGCCTGCCGTCCTGA
- a CDS encoding zf-HC2 domain-containing protein, whose protein sequence is MGCERWREMLSAQLDGEDDPALRPAVDEHLAGCAGCREWLDRAAAVNRLTRTGPVATVPDLTAAILAALPAASEKAPEKAPEERPRRWWRIPAAAVLYVALGVVGTVQLILGLTQVGGGASAGHAHLGLSATPGHLWHESAAWNVAVGAGYLFIALRRTRPTGLVPMLTAFVAMLLLLSITDLTGGRVDVARLVGHGFVILGYFLVVALSRGAGGVERPPGSRIGTGWRARFDPPADDVEEAPRPGLRLLPPPGPLTASHDERRAA, encoded by the coding sequence ATGGGATGTGAGCGGTGGCGCGAGATGCTTTCCGCGCAGTTGGACGGCGAGGACGACCCGGCCCTGCGGCCGGCGGTCGACGAGCACCTGGCCGGTTGTGCCGGCTGCCGGGAGTGGCTGGACCGGGCGGCGGCGGTCAACCGGCTGACGCGTACCGGACCGGTGGCGACGGTGCCGGATCTGACCGCGGCGATCCTGGCCGCGCTCCCCGCGGCGTCGGAGAAGGCACCGGAGAAGGCACCGGAGGAACGTCCGCGGCGCTGGTGGCGGATTCCGGCGGCGGCCGTCCTTTACGTGGCGCTCGGCGTGGTCGGGACGGTGCAGCTCATCCTCGGTCTGACCCAGGTGGGTGGCGGCGCGAGCGCCGGGCACGCTCATCTCGGCCTGAGCGCGACGCCGGGGCATCTGTGGCACGAGTCGGCCGCCTGGAATGTCGCGGTCGGCGCCGGATACCTTTTCATCGCGCTGCGCCGGACCCGGCCGACCGGTCTGGTGCCGATGCTGACCGCGTTCGTCGCGATGCTCCTGCTGCTCTCGATCACCGATCTCACCGGCGGCCGGGTGGACGTCGCCCGGCTGGTCGGCCACGGCTTCGTGATCCTCGGCTATTTCCTGGTGGTGGCGCTGTCGCGGGGCGCCGGCGGAGTGGAACGCCCGCCCGGCTCCCGGATCGGCACCGGTTGGCGGGCACGGTTCGACCCGCCTGCCGATGACGTCGAGGAGGCGCCGCGCCCGGGGCTGCGGTTGCTCCCGCCGCCCGGCCCGCTGACCGCGTCGCACGACGAGCGCCGCGCGGCCTGA
- a CDS encoding L,D-transpeptidase family protein, whose amino-acid sequence MRRILAYTLAAAAVLTFAAGCDTADPVADGPPSVPVTPSAVPSAPSAAPSVPPTTAPPAKPKKLKSGAKGAEVVALQTRLTELGYWIGKADGKFGGTTQQAVYALQKAAGIGRDGTVGPKTWKALEEGVRPKAKSTSGKVIEIDLKRQLLLLVDGGQITQIFNTSTGSNDYYEHEGQTYLADTPRGKFKVSRQIDGWRDAPLGLLWRPKYFNGGIAVHGAPSVPPYPASHGCARVSVSAMNWMWKNDALPIKSRVWVY is encoded by the coding sequence GTGCGGAGGATCCTGGCGTACACGCTCGCCGCGGCGGCGGTGCTGACCTTCGCCGCGGGCTGCGACACAGCCGATCCGGTCGCGGACGGGCCCCCTTCCGTACCTGTGACGCCCTCGGCTGTGCCTTCCGCGCCCAGCGCCGCCCCCTCCGTGCCGCCCACCACCGCTCCGCCGGCGAAGCCGAAGAAGCTGAAGTCCGGCGCCAAGGGCGCCGAGGTCGTCGCCCTCCAGACCCGGCTCACCGAGCTGGGCTACTGGATCGGCAAGGCCGACGGCAAGTTCGGCGGCACCACCCAGCAGGCGGTGTACGCGTTGCAGAAGGCCGCCGGCATCGGCCGCGACGGCACGGTCGGCCCGAAAACCTGGAAGGCCCTGGAAGAAGGGGTACGCCCAAAGGCGAAATCCACCAGCGGCAAGGTGATCGAGATCGACCTGAAGCGTCAGCTGCTGCTCCTCGTCGACGGCGGGCAGATCACGCAGATCTTCAACACCTCGACCGGGTCGAACGACTACTACGAGCACGAGGGCCAGACGTACCTGGCGGACACCCCGCGCGGCAAGTTCAAGGTGAGCCGGCAGATCGACGGCTGGCGGGACGCCCCGCTGGGCCTGCTCTGGCGCCCGAAGTACTTCAACGGCGGCATCGCCGTGCACGGCGCCCCGAGCGTGCCGCCCTACCCGGCGTCACACGGTTGCGCCCGCGTCTCCGTCTCCGCGATGAACTGGATGTGGAAGAACGACGCCCTGCCGATCAAGAGCCGGGTCTGGGTCTACTGA
- a CDS encoding CGNR zinc finger domain-containing protein has protein sequence MSWKASARHGVREAPGGFALVQELLNTREVMAYSPDLLTGTDDAQWWVTDALGMWSRVSGLPAPTLLLSTADLRSLRRLRTAFENVVLAGANAGPAGALPPADVQVSLVPDAAGWVRVVPTGRGIRWLASALWAEALLAQQAGLWLRLKLCHNAHCRAAFFDTSRNNSGVWHDVSTCGNTANLRAFRERRRLSGNSGSQQIGLLHSPEPH, from the coding sequence ATGTCATGGAAGGCCAGCGCACGGCATGGCGTACGGGAGGCGCCCGGCGGATTCGCACTCGTGCAGGAGCTGCTGAACACCCGTGAGGTGATGGCGTACAGCCCGGATCTGCTGACCGGGACGGATGACGCGCAGTGGTGGGTGACCGACGCGCTGGGGATGTGGTCCCGGGTGTCCGGTCTGCCGGCGCCGACGCTGCTGCTCTCCACCGCCGATCTGCGTTCGCTGCGCCGCCTGCGGACCGCCTTCGAGAACGTGGTGCTGGCCGGGGCGAACGCCGGGCCGGCCGGTGCGCTGCCACCCGCCGACGTCCAGGTCAGCCTGGTCCCGGACGCGGCCGGCTGGGTGCGGGTGGTGCCGACCGGCCGGGGGATCCGCTGGCTGGCGTCGGCGCTGTGGGCCGAGGCGCTCCTGGCCCAGCAGGCCGGTCTCTGGCTGCGGCTCAAGCTCTGCCACAACGCGCACTGCCGGGCCGCCTTCTTCGACACCTCCCGGAACAACAGCGGGGTCTGGCACGACGTCAGCACCTGCGGAAACACGGCCAATCTGCGGGCCTTCCGGGAGCGGCGCCGGCTGTCCGGCAACAGCGGCAGCCAGCAGATCGGGCTGCTGCACTCGCCGGAACCGCACTGA